A part of Bacteroidota bacterium genomic DNA contains:
- a CDS encoding hemolysin III family protein, which translates to MGEYQPTPSEEKLNTATHGLGFLIGLVLIPLLIIRAYEFASPAMFWGTVLFGFGWLMMYLASTLYHVVKEGKLKHIFRIWDHVSIFVLTAATYTPLVIKYVETTTAIIFLSIMWFIVLLGGFLKIFYVGRFEIISLILYLSFGWMAVFIIKPIMNNMPLEIFWWVLSGGVVYTAGVAFYAWEKLPYHHGIWHCFVLGGTILHFVAIYKSLLLKIVIY; encoded by the coding sequence ATGGGAGAATATCAGCCAACACCGAGCGAAGAAAAGCTAAACACCGCCACTCATGGATTAGGGTTTTTAATTGGCCTAGTGCTTATTCCTTTGTTGATTATCCGTGCTTACGAATTTGCCAGCCCAGCCATGTTCTGGGGCACCGTGCTTTTTGGTTTTGGATGGCTAATGATGTACTTAGCCAGCACCCTATATCATGTTGTGAAGGAGGGGAAACTAAAACACATCTTTCGTATTTGGGATCATGTCAGCATTTTTGTTCTGACCGCAGCTACCTACACCCCTTTGGTCATCAAGTATGTAGAGACTACTACCGCTATCATTTTCCTCAGCATCATGTGGTTCATTGTTTTGTTGGGAGGGTTTTTGAAGATCTTCTATGTCGGGAGGTTTGAAATCATCTCCCTGATTTTGTATTTGTCCTTTGGATGGATGGCCGTGTTCATCATCAAACCCATAATGAACAACATGCCGCTTGAAATTTTCTGGTGGGTACTAAGCGGCGGAGTAGTTTACACCGCAGGCGTTGCCTTTTACGCTTGGGAAAAACTGCCCTATCATCATGGCATCTGGCACTGTTTTGTGTTGGGTGGAACCATTCTTCACTTTGTTGCTATTTATAAAAGTCTGCTTTTGAAGATTGTCATTTATTAA
- a CDS encoding CHRD domain-containing protein: MKTTKNKIMTTLAVFAVMLTMTLIGCKKEDKVVLNQTTYTLNTVDQVGITGTVSFTETSNTVTTVSINLTGASATSHPAHIHLNSALETGGISITLNPVVAGQSITLVTKRDDGTLVNYTDLVNYDGYLNVHESSAALGTIIAQGDIGGNELTTTSKSYTLDAVNASGISGDVTFTKRKNGNSLVVVTLANVIAGSAYVPAIHVGSVATVGGGPVSKTLNPIDASTGKSSNTLRALDNATPITYDNVLLYAGYLAIHESAANMANVLAQGNIGSH, translated from the coding sequence ATGAAAACAACAAAAAACAAAATAATGACAACCCTTGCGGTATTCGCCGTAATGTTGACGATGACTCTTATCGGTTGTAAAAAAGAAGATAAAGTTGTGCTAAATCAAACCACCTACACCCTCAATACGGTGGATCAAGTAGGCATTACCGGCACCGTATCTTTCACCGAAACCAGCAACACCGTCACGACTGTTAGCATCAACCTGACCGGAGCCAGCGCCACTAGCCATCCAGCGCACATTCATCTCAATTCGGCTCTCGAAACAGGAGGCATTTCTATCACCCTGAACCCGGTGGTCGCTGGTCAAAGTATCACGCTGGTCACCAAGCGGGATGACGGTACGCTCGTCAACTACACCGATCTCGTCAACTACGATGGATATTTGAATGTTCATGAAAGCAGCGCGGCGCTTGGAACCATTATTGCCCAAGGCGATATAGGCGGTAACGAACTCACCACCACTTCTAAATCCTACACTCTTGATGCCGTCAACGCATCCGGCATCTCCGGCGACGTAACATTCACAAAGCGTAAGAACGGAAATTCATTAGTCGTCGTTACACTCGCCAATGTCATTGCCGGCTCGGCCTATGTGCCTGCCATTCATGTCGGTTCAGTCGCTACGGTAGGCGGAGGTCCGGTTTCCAAAACCCTCAACCCTATTGACGCATCCACCGGCAAGAGCTCCAACACTCTTCGCGCTCTCGACAATGCCACCCCTATCACTTATGACAACGTGCTGCTATATGCAGGCTACCTTGCCATTCACGAATCTGCGGCAAACATGGCCAACGTACTTGCCCAGGGCAACATCGGCAGCCATTAA
- a CDS encoding WG repeat-containing protein, whose translation MKKIFGFILALAPLFLLAQEVTPQYDKIEKFNQGIAIVWKNGKCGLITQAGKEVIKPQYDKISRFGRDGIAYTTRQGLVGLINMTGKIIVDNIYGSIGGFNGFYAITRKNGLAGMINKQGKVLVENKYENIRVEKGGLIRAVVGGKEVILTLKDE comes from the coding sequence ATGAAAAAGATATTTGGTTTTATATTGGCTTTGGCTCCATTGTTTTTACTGGCACAGGAGGTGACTCCTCAATACGATAAGATTGAAAAGTTCAATCAGGGAATCGCTATCGTATGGAAAAACGGTAAATGCGGATTGATTACGCAGGCAGGAAAAGAAGTTATCAAGCCGCAGTATGACAAAATATCTCGTTTTGGCAGAGATGGAATCGCCTATACTACCAGACAGGGTTTAGTAGGATTGATCAACATGACCGGAAAAATAATTGTAGATAATATCTATGGTTCTATTGGCGGCTTCAATGGTTTCTATGCCATTACCCGTAAGAATGGATTGGCGGGAATGATCAATAAGCAGGGGAAGGTACTGGTTGAAAACAAGTACGAAAATATTAGAGTAGAAAAAGGCGGATTGATTCGCGCTGTGGTTGGAGGGAAGGAAGTTATCCTGACTCTGAAAGACGAATAA
- a CDS encoding CDGSH iron-sulfur domain-containing protein encodes MEELEIEKKNYATIQLKPRGPVTITGSFEVILEDGTVLEKREKISICRCGMSQKIPICDGAHKALASML; translated from the coding sequence ATGGAAGAATTGGAAATCGAAAAGAAGAATTACGCAACTATTCAGTTGAAACCCAGAGGGCCGGTAACGATTACCGGAAGTTTTGAAGTGATACTGGAAGATGGTACCGTCTTAGAAAAGAGAGAAAAGATCTCTATTTGTCGTTGCGGTATGAGTCAGAAAATACCCATCTGCGACGGCGCCCATAAGGCACTGGCATCTATGCTATAG
- a CDS encoding cell division protein ZapA produces MEEKDDTVSMNVMIAERVYPLRVMLGDEEKVKNAVKLVNDNIKEYQRQYEGKDKQDYMAMCLLNLATEKVKLLTDVQNSRSLVEEKMKDLEAALSIA; encoded by the coding sequence ATGGAGGAGAAAGATGATACGGTGAGTATGAATGTGATGATTGCCGAGCGGGTATATCCGCTACGGGTAATGTTGGGTGATGAAGAAAAAGTGAAGAATGCCGTCAAACTGGTGAATGATAACATCAAAGAATACCAGCGGCAGTACGAGGGAAAAGACAAACAAGACTATATGGCTATGTGTCTGCTAAATCTCGCCACTGAAAAAGTAAAACTTCTCACCGACGTTCAGAACAGCCGCAGTTTGGTAGAGGAAAAAATGAAGGATTTGGAAGCTGCGCTTTCCATTGCCTGA